The following are encoded together in the Bradyrhizobium genosp. L genome:
- the epmA gene encoding EF-P lysine aminoacylase EpmA, whose translation MAEQAEPSPWWTPSRYTDRRPFLQARRAITAALRAWFEEQGFAEVETGILQISPGNETHLHAPHTELLRADGSRATRYLRTSPEFACKKLLAAGEPKIYEFARVFRDRERGDLHLPEFTMLEWYRAHAGYDAIMADTIVVIAHAAQATGIGRFSFRGKTADPFAEPELLTVAAAFERFAGIDLLATIAGGEGDRDALAAAARDRVRLADDDTWSDIFSKVLVEHVEPNLGQGRLTVLFEYPSPEAALARTKAADPRVAERFEVYACGVELANGFGELTDAAEQRHRFTAAMEEKARRYGERYPLDEDFLAAVGWMPEASGVALGFDRLVMLASGAPRIDQVVWTPPAGET comes from the coding sequence ATGGCAGAGCAGGCTGAGCCTTCGCCGTGGTGGACGCCATCACGCTACACCGACCGCAGGCCGTTCCTGCAGGCGCGGCGCGCGATCACCGCGGCGCTGAGGGCGTGGTTCGAGGAGCAAGGATTTGCCGAGGTCGAGACCGGGATCCTCCAGATCTCGCCTGGCAACGAGACGCATCTGCATGCGCCCCATACCGAGCTGTTGCGGGCCGACGGCTCCCGCGCGACGCGCTATCTGCGGACGTCGCCCGAGTTCGCCTGCAAGAAGCTGCTCGCGGCCGGTGAGCCGAAAATCTACGAGTTCGCCCGCGTGTTCCGCGATCGCGAGCGCGGCGATCTGCACCTGCCCGAATTCACGATGCTGGAATGGTACCGCGCCCATGCCGGCTATGACGCCATCATGGCCGATACGATCGTGGTGATCGCGCACGCCGCGCAGGCGACCGGGATCGGGCGGTTTTCGTTCCGCGGCAAGACCGCCGATCCCTTTGCCGAGCCGGAGCTGCTGACCGTCGCTGCCGCCTTTGAGCGGTTCGCCGGCATCGATCTGCTGGCGACGATCGCAGGCGGCGAGGGTGACCGCGATGCGCTGGCGGCGGCGGCGCGCGACAGGGTGCGCCTTGCCGACGACGACACCTGGTCCGATATCTTCAGCAAGGTGCTGGTCGAGCATGTCGAGCCCAATCTCGGGCAGGGCCGCCTGACCGTGCTGTTCGAATATCCGTCGCCGGAGGCCGCGCTGGCACGCACCAAGGCGGCCGACCCCAGGGTCGCCGAGCGCTTCGAGGTCTATGCCTGCGGCGTCGAGCTCGCCAACGGTTTTGGCGAGTTGACCGATGCCGCCGAGCAGCGCCATCGTTTCACTGCCGCGATGGAGGAGAAGGCCCGCCGTTACGGCGAGCGCTATCCGCTCGACGAGGATTTCCTTGCCGCGGTCGGCTGGATGCCGGAGGCGAGCGGGGTTGCGCTTGGCTTCGACCGGCTGGTGATGCTGGCAAGCGGTGCGCCGCGCATTGATCAGGTGGTCTGGACTCCGCCTGCAGGAGAGACATGA
- a CDS encoding lysine-2,3-aminomutase-like protein, producing the protein MNRIDPKLAATLRQPRELVDAGLAPVDALTALERVAARYAVAVTPEIAALIDPADPDDPIARQFIPDAAELIAQPGENPDPIGDDAHSPVAGIVHRYPDRVLFKLVHVCAVYCRFCFRREMVGPGKATALSDDAYRAALDYIRGHDEIWEVILTGGDPLMLSPRRLTEIMADLAGIDHVKIIRIHTRVPIADPARLSPEMIAALRPQGATTWIAVHANHPREFGANARAACAALVDAGIPLVSQSVLLRGVNDDAATLEALMRTFLECRIKPYYLHHGDRAPGTAHLRTTIEAGQALMRALRGRVSGLCQPDYVLDIPGGHGKAPIGPSYLSQSSSREREDLTERQYRIVDYCGDVHLYPPET; encoded by the coding sequence ATGAACCGGATCGATCCCAAACTGGCGGCAACGCTGCGACAGCCGCGTGAGCTGGTCGATGCCGGGCTCGCGCCGGTCGACGCATTGACCGCGCTCGAACGGGTCGCCGCCCGTTATGCGGTCGCGGTGACGCCGGAGATCGCGGCCCTGATCGATCCGGCCGATCCCGATGACCCGATCGCGCGGCAGTTCATCCCCGATGCCGCCGAGCTCATCGCGCAGCCGGGCGAGAACCCCGATCCGATCGGCGATGATGCACATTCGCCGGTGGCCGGGATCGTCCACCGTTATCCCGACCGCGTGCTGTTCAAGCTGGTCCATGTCTGCGCGGTCTATTGCCGGTTCTGTTTCCGTCGCGAAATGGTCGGTCCCGGCAAGGCGACCGCTTTGTCGGACGATGCTTACCGCGCGGCGCTGGATTATATCCGCGGCCACGATGAGATCTGGGAAGTCATTCTGACCGGCGGCGATCCGTTGATGCTGTCGCCGCGCCGGCTGACCGAGATCATGGCGGATCTCGCCGGTATCGATCATGTGAAGATCATCCGCATTCATACCCGCGTGCCCATCGCCGATCCCGCGCGTCTCAGCCCCGAGATGATCGCAGCGCTGAGGCCGCAGGGGGCGACGACCTGGATCGCCGTTCATGCCAACCACCCGCGCGAGTTCGGCGCCAATGCCCGCGCGGCCTGCGCAGCGCTCGTCGATGCCGGCATCCCGCTGGTGAGCCAGTCGGTGCTGCTGCGCGGCGTCAACGATGACGCCGCCACGCTGGAGGCGCTGATGCGGACCTTCCTCGAGTGCCGGATCAAGCCCTATTATCTGCATCACGGCGATCGCGCCCCCGGTACTGCGCATTTGCGCACCACGATCGAAGCCGGGCAGGCGCTGATGCGCGCCTTGCGCGGCCGGGTCTCGGGTCTGTGCCAGCCGGACTACGTGCTCGACATCCCCGGCGGCCATGGCAAGGCGCCGATCGGACCGAGCTATTTGTCGCAGTCATCTTCCCGCGAACGTGAAGATTTGACGGAACGGCAATACCGTATCGTCGATTATTGCGGTGACGTGCACCTCTACCCGCCGGAAACATGA
- a CDS encoding 3-deoxy-7-phosphoheptulonate synthase, with the protein MLSTTDDLRIKELKELSTPEEVIGEIPRTLTATRVVMGARNAIHAILNGADDRLLVVVGPCSIHDPAAAVDYAGHLAGLREALADRLEIVMRVYFEKPRTTVGWKGLINDPGLDNSFDINKGLRLARNVLSAVNNLGLPAGTEFLDMTTPQYIADLVSWAAIGARTTESQIHRELASGLSCPVGFKNGTDGNMRIAADAVKSASHPHHFMAVTKGGRSAIAATSGNEDCHVILRGGRAPNYDAASVDAAATELGRAGVAPRLMIDTSHANSSKKPENQPMVADEIARQVSGGEQRIIGVMIESNLVAGRQDVVPGKPLTYGQSITDGCIDLKTTADVLKRLADAVDGRRRVRRAGLQERSA; encoded by the coding sequence GTGTTGAGCACCACAGACGACCTTCGCATCAAAGAACTCAAGGAACTCAGTACACCCGAAGAGGTGATAGGGGAGATTCCGCGCACCCTGACCGCGACCCGGGTCGTGATGGGCGCCCGCAACGCCATCCACGCCATCCTCAACGGAGCCGATGACCGCCTGCTGGTCGTGGTCGGCCCCTGCTCGATCCACGATCCCGCGGCGGCCGTCGACTACGCCGGTCACCTCGCCGGCTTGCGCGAAGCGCTCGCCGACCGCCTCGAGATCGTGATGCGGGTCTATTTCGAGAAGCCGCGCACCACCGTCGGCTGGAAAGGCCTGATCAACGATCCCGGCCTCGACAACAGCTTCGACATCAACAAGGGCCTGCGGCTTGCGCGCAACGTGCTGTCGGCCGTGAACAATCTCGGCCTGCCGGCCGGCACCGAATTCCTCGACATGACGACGCCGCAATACATCGCCGATCTGGTCTCCTGGGCCGCAATAGGCGCGCGCACCACCGAGAGCCAGATCCATCGCGAGCTGGCTTCGGGCCTGTCCTGCCCGGTCGGCTTCAAGAACGGCACCGACGGAAACATGCGGATCGCAGCCGACGCGGTGAAGTCGGCCTCGCACCCGCATCACTTCATGGCGGTCACCAAGGGCGGCCGCTCGGCGATTGCCGCCACCAGCGGCAACGAGGACTGCCACGTCATCCTGCGCGGCGGCCGGGCGCCGAATTACGATGCGGCCAGCGTCGATGCCGCCGCGACCGAGCTCGGCCGTGCCGGCGTCGCGCCGCGGCTGATGATCGACACCAGCCACGCCAACTCGAGCAAGAAGCCTGAGAACCAGCCGATGGTCGCCGACGAAATCGCGCGTCAGGTCTCAGGCGGCGAGCAGCGCATCATCGGCGTGATGATCGAGAGCAATCTCGTCGCAGGCCGCCAGGACGTCGTGCCGGGCAAGCCGTTGACCTATGGCCAGAGCATCACCGACGGCTGCATCGACCTCAAGACGACGGCCGACGTGTTGAAGCGGCTGGCGGATGCAGTCGATGGCAGGCGACGTGTGCGGCGCGCCGGCCTGCAGGAACGTTCGGCCTGA
- a CDS encoding HdeD family acid-resistance protein, with protein sequence MTLPHDLDKLRSQMGAAVKQHWKAFLFEGILLVVLGIAALIVPALASLAVTIFLGWMFLISGIGGLIVTFWARNMPGFWWSLISAALAVLAGMVLLARPMQGVLTLTIVIGAYFVAEGVATIMYALEHRRELSGRWSWLLIAGLMDIVIAFFIVAGLPGSAEWAIGLLVGLNLMFGGATLIGMALAARNT encoded by the coding sequence ATGACCCTTCCCCACGATCTCGACAAGCTGCGCTCGCAGATGGGCGCCGCGGTCAAGCAGCACTGGAAGGCGTTCCTGTTCGAAGGCATTTTGCTGGTGGTGCTCGGCATCGCGGCGCTGATCGTGCCGGCATTGGCGAGCCTCGCCGTCACCATCTTCCTCGGCTGGATGTTCCTGATTTCGGGCATCGGCGGCCTGATCGTGACGTTCTGGGCCCGCAACATGCCGGGCTTCTGGTGGTCGCTGATCTCGGCCGCGCTCGCCGTACTGGCCGGAATGGTACTGCTGGCGCGGCCGATGCAGGGCGTGCTGACGCTGACCATCGTGATCGGCGCCTATTTCGTCGCCGAAGGCGTCGCCACCATCATGTACGCGCTGGAGCATCGCCGTGAATTGTCGGGACGCTGGTCATGGCTCCTGATCGCCGGCCTGATGGACATCGTGATCGCCTTCTTCATCGTCGCCGGCCTGCCGGGCTCGGCGGAATGGGCGATCGGCCTGCTCGTCGGCCTCAACCTGATGTTCGGCGGCGCCACCCTGATCGGCATGGCGTTGGCCGCGCGCAACACCTGA
- a CDS encoding PrsW family glutamic-type intramembrane protease yields MLLLESLPTVIGAAAIAPALLVLWLVIAADERPGPPAQVWLAFVLGAASISLLGLARVPFNALLAIPDNPWMTQAVRAAFGVAAPEEIVKVLVIVAISARRRAFADPMDTVVYGAAAGLGFAAYENLAYLVQHKDMWRALAALRSVLTVPFHGSLGVIAGAYLAIARSGGALGAHRHHRDWARISSWALVLFAPIALHAAFDFPLLSLQRIPDLSSNMRLLLGTSSVVIGFASIGFAIRLVRRVGKHHAPRTDVARERLSQLRRMWALLMVGGGAGFVGVAFLLTSLHHWYVNPERNASFILVPIGFTSILIGLALLIATIAVYLLGRNRVRSAGGGFSSASGPG; encoded by the coding sequence ATGTTGTTGCTTGAGTCGCTGCCCACAGTGATTGGCGCCGCCGCCATCGCGCCCGCATTGCTGGTGCTGTGGCTGGTGATCGCGGCCGACGAGCGCCCGGGACCGCCGGCGCAGGTCTGGCTCGCCTTCGTGCTCGGCGCGGCCAGCATCTCGCTGCTCGGGCTGGCGCGGGTTCCATTCAACGCGCTGCTCGCCATTCCCGACAATCCCTGGATGACGCAAGCGGTTCGCGCGGCGTTCGGCGTCGCGGCGCCGGAGGAGATCGTTAAGGTTCTCGTCATCGTCGCGATCTCGGCGCGACGCCGCGCCTTTGCCGATCCGATGGACACCGTGGTCTATGGCGCAGCCGCCGGGCTGGGCTTTGCGGCCTACGAGAACCTCGCCTATCTCGTCCAGCACAAGGACATGTGGCGCGCGCTCGCCGCGCTGCGCAGCGTGCTCACCGTGCCGTTTCACGGCTCGCTCGGCGTCATTGCCGGCGCCTATCTTGCGATCGCGCGCTCGGGCGGCGCGCTCGGTGCGCACCGGCATCATCGCGACTGGGCCCGGATCTCAAGCTGGGCGCTGGTGCTGTTCGCGCCGATCGCGCTGCACGCGGCGTTCGACTTCCCGCTGCTCTCGCTGCAACGGATTCCCGACCTCTCCTCGAACATGCGGCTCCTGCTCGGCACGTCCAGCGTCGTGATCGGCTTCGCCTCGATCGGCTTTGCGATCCGGCTGGTGCGCCGTGTCGGCAAACACCATGCGCCGCGCACCGACGTCGCGCGCGAGCGGCTGAGCCAGCTCAGGCGAATGTGGGCGCTGCTGATGGTCGGCGGCGGCGCGGGCTTTGTCGGCGTCGCCTTCCTGCTCACCTCGCTGCATCATTGGTACGTCAATCCCGAGCGCAACGCGTCGTTCATCCTGGTCCCGATCGGCTTCACCTCGATCCTGATCGGTCTGGCGCTGCTGATCGCCACGATCGCGGTCTACCTGCTCGGCCGCAACCGGGTGCGGAGTGCCGGCGGGGGCTTTTCGTCGGCGTCGGGCCCGGGTTAG
- a CDS encoding DUF2061 domain-containing protein — protein sequence MFLRGTETHTRSILKAVSWRTLGTLDTFAISWFMTGKIALAGSIAGLEIATKIAWYYVHERVWALVPFGRRA from the coding sequence GTGTTTCTACGCGGGACAGAGACTCATACGCGGTCGATCCTCAAGGCCGTCAGTTGGCGGACACTGGGAACGCTCGATACGTTTGCCATCAGCTGGTTCATGACCGGCAAGATTGCGCTCGCAGGCTCGATCGCGGGACTGGAGATCGCCACCAAGATCGCCTGGTACTACGTGCACGAGCGGGTCTGGGCGCTGGTTCCGTTCGGCCGGCGGGCTTAG
- a CDS encoding Zn-dependent hydrolase has product MNARCDGKRVLADLNALRAIGAYRTGVHKPTFSEPHLRSLDWLAARLPDAGLIATIDGIGNVFGMCAKPGPKLLAGSHLESQNHAGWLDGPLGVIYALEAARVINADASIGGAVEVAAWCDEEGHFGSFLGSRSYVGAVSEAEIDAARDRSSDRTMRQALRDAGFAGRVRLQAERGRHIGYLEAHIEQGDTLESSALTIGVVTSIVGIWQYRIIFTGAQNHAGTTRMAVRKDAGLALARFCVAIDDSFPALCGPRTVWTTGRITLEPGAPSIIPGQAEMLFQIRDDNPEVIARLEAQLHRMAAEVTAQGRCGVDVQRIRTGAPAIMDAAFQDAIEAAGANFANGRSIRMPSGAGHDAQVLATIMPAAMLFVPSIGGISHHWSENTDDADIVTGAEVFVETCRRLLSQAAAAQR; this is encoded by the coding sequence ATGAATGCCCGCTGCGATGGCAAGCGCGTGCTCGCCGATCTCAACGCGCTCCGCGCCATCGGCGCCTACCGAACCGGCGTGCACAAGCCGACCTTCTCGGAACCGCATCTGCGCTCGCTCGACTGGCTTGCGGCGCGGCTGCCGGACGCGGGCCTCATTGCAACGATCGACGGCATCGGCAACGTGTTCGGTATGTGTGCAAAGCCTGGCCCCAAGCTGCTCGCCGGCTCGCATCTCGAAAGCCAGAACCACGCGGGCTGGCTCGATGGTCCACTCGGCGTGATCTATGCGCTGGAGGCAGCACGCGTGATCAACGCCGATGCCAGCATCGGCGGCGCGGTCGAGGTGGCGGCCTGGTGCGACGAGGAAGGCCATTTCGGCAGTTTCCTCGGCAGCCGATCCTATGTCGGCGCCGTGAGCGAGGCCGAGATCGACGCCGCGCGCGACCGCAGCAGCGACCGCACGATGCGGCAGGCGCTGCGTGATGCGGGTTTCGCCGGCCGGGTGCGGCTGCAGGCCGAGCGGGGCCGGCACATCGGCTATCTCGAGGCGCATATCGAGCAAGGCGACACGCTCGAGAGCAGCGCGCTCACGATCGGCGTCGTCACCTCGATCGTCGGGATCTGGCAATACCGGATCATATTCACCGGCGCGCAGAACCATGCCGGCACCACGCGGATGGCGGTCCGGAAGGACGCCGGGCTCGCGCTGGCAAGATTCTGCGTCGCGATCGACGACAGCTTCCCTGCCCTATGCGGACCGCGCACGGTGTGGACCACCGGCCGCATCACACTGGAGCCGGGCGCGCCTAGCATCATCCCGGGCCAGGCCGAGATGCTGTTCCAGATCCGCGACGACAATCCCGAGGTGATCGCGCGCCTCGAGGCGCAGCTGCATCGCATGGCGGCCGAGGTCACCGCACAAGGCCGTTGTGGCGTCGACGTGCAGCGCATCAGGACCGGCGCACCCGCGATCATGGACGCGGCGTTCCAGGATGCGATCGAGGCCGCGGGCGCGAACTTCGCGAACGGCAGATCGATCCGCATGCCGAGCGGCGCCGGCCACGACGCCCAGGTGCTCGCCACCATCATGCCGGCAGCGATGCTGTTCGTGCCGTCGATCGGCGGCATCAGCCATCACTGGAGCGAGAACACCGACGATGCCGACATCGTCACGGGCGCCGAGGTGTTTGTCGAGACCTGTCGGCGCCTGTTGTCACAAGCGGCCGCGGCACAGCGCTAA
- a CDS encoding PilZ domain-containing protein: MALGSKKRESRRSLRQSGWITLDGGFAARPCMVEDISSSGAKITVEDNNTLPAKLRLAFSRDARTGRACEVVWREGKTFGVKFVN; the protein is encoded by the coding sequence ATGGCATTGGGAAGCAAGAAGCGTGAGTCGCGCCGGTCGCTGCGGCAGTCCGGCTGGATCACGCTCGATGGCGGCTTTGCGGCGCGGCCTTGCATGGTCGAGGACATCTCGTCGTCGGGCGCCAAGATCACGGTCGAGGACAACAACACGCTGCCGGCCAAGCTGCGGCTCGCGTTCTCGCGCGACGCGCGCACCGGGCGCGCCTGCGAGGTGGTCTGGCGCGAGGGCAAGACGTTCGGCGTCAAATTCGTGAACTAG
- a CDS encoding glutathione S-transferase family protein, protein MDGKPQLTIWGRANSVNVQKVLWCLAELDVPYQRIDAGMQFGKNDQADYLAMNPNGRVPTLVDGDYVLWESNSVMRYLCMAYGQGTPIYPPAPRARAAVDRWLDWSLSTLQPVDRPVFWALVRTPPEKRDLVQIQKDVNAEAVVWRVVEGQLASRRFIEGDQFTIADIVLGAFARRWLGVEGVAKPTLPNLARWFGELGQRPGFVRVVAPPMS, encoded by the coding sequence ATGGACGGCAAGCCGCAACTGACGATCTGGGGCCGGGCCAACTCGGTCAATGTGCAGAAGGTGCTGTGGTGCCTGGCCGAGCTCGACGTGCCCTATCAGCGCATCGATGCCGGGATGCAGTTCGGCAAGAACGACCAGGCGGACTATCTCGCGATGAATCCGAATGGTCGCGTGCCGACACTGGTCGATGGCGACTACGTGCTGTGGGAATCCAATTCGGTGATGCGCTATCTCTGCATGGCCTACGGACAAGGCACGCCGATTTATCCGCCGGCGCCGCGGGCGCGTGCCGCGGTCGATCGCTGGCTCGACTGGTCGCTGTCGACGCTGCAGCCGGTCGATCGCCCGGTGTTTTGGGCGCTGGTCCGCACGCCGCCGGAGAAGCGCGACCTGGTGCAGATCCAGAAGGATGTGAATGCCGAAGCCGTGGTGTGGCGCGTCGTCGAAGGCCAGCTTGCGAGCCGCCGTTTCATCGAGGGCGATCAATTCACCATCGCCGATATCGTGCTCGGCGCCTTTGCGCGACGCTGGCTCGGCGTCGAGGGCGTCGCCAAGCCGACGCTGCCCAATCTCGCGCGCTGGTTCGGCGAGCTCGGACAACGGCCGGGTTTCGTCCGTGTCGTCGCGCCGCCGATGTCGTGA
- a CDS encoding VOC family protein, with protein sequence MRYLHTMLRVRNLETAMKFYQDALGLKEVRRIDNDKGRFTLVFLCAPEDLDLLKSQPATRGAPLVELTYNWDEEKYGEDRHFGHLAYEVDDIYATCDRLMKMGITINRPPRDGNMAFVRSPDLHSIEILQKGDPKPPAEPWTSMPNTGHW encoded by the coding sequence ATGCGCTATCTCCACACCATGCTGCGCGTCCGCAATCTCGAGACCGCGATGAAGTTCTATCAGGATGCGCTGGGGCTGAAGGAAGTGCGCCGCATCGACAACGACAAGGGCCGCTTCACGCTGGTATTCCTCTGCGCGCCAGAGGATCTCGACCTCCTGAAGTCGCAGCCCGCGACCCGCGGCGCGCCGCTGGTCGAGCTGACCTACAATTGGGACGAGGAGAAGTATGGCGAGGATCGCCATTTCGGCCACCTCGCCTACGAGGTCGACGACATCTACGCGACCTGCGACAGGCTGATGAAGATGGGCATCACGATCAATCGCCCGCCGCGCGACGGCAACATGGCGTTCGTGCGCTCGCCCGACCTGCACTCGATCGAGATCCTGCAGAAGGGCGATCCGAAGCCGCCGGCCGAGCCGTGGACCTCGATGCCGAACACCGGCCACTGGTGA
- a CDS encoding GrlR family regulatory protein, with the protein MRNGLYSIHIHMTDGVKGRDSGVLILRDGLLIGGGPYFWSIGAYTAGEGTWKGHLSTNQHTQFADAYVRPLFGGHEVSSGFSGTFSDDEAEAFGTVLVGTRSLGFHATLKRLADA; encoded by the coding sequence ATGAGGAATGGGCTCTATTCGATCCATATCCATATGACCGACGGCGTGAAGGGGCGCGACAGCGGCGTCCTGATTCTGCGCGATGGCCTGCTGATCGGGGGCGGTCCCTATTTCTGGTCGATCGGTGCCTATACCGCCGGCGAGGGGACCTGGAAGGGCCATCTCAGCACCAACCAGCACACCCAGTTCGCCGATGCCTATGTCCGTCCGCTGTTCGGCGGGCATGAGGTCTCGAGCGGCTTCTCCGGAACGTTCAGCGATGACGAGGCGGAAGCGTTCGGCACGGTGCTGGTTGGAACGCGCAGCCTGGGCTTCCACGCGACGCTGAAGCGGCTGGCGGATGCATGA